In Gemmatimonadota bacterium, a single window of DNA contains:
- a CDS encoding cupin domain-containing protein, with protein MARRGVRGHQRATTCPARSPSCGCASSRGRGRRRRRRLVARAVRAGYDAPHRRKSAGAGRPVRGHAPPGGGCAGRDAFRCAVVSGSRVIHATDAGWAGIDARRYKDGEGPFFGVVRHTLLGGRGAEPDLAFEVRYFEVAPGGYSSLERHAHAHAVMVVKGRGTVRLGDHIEEIRPLDVVYVAPHEVHRFEAHDTDCLGFVCVVERERDRPEPVHEGPVEP; from the coding sequence ATGGCCCGTCGAGGAGTGCGAGGCCATCAACGCGCGACTACGTGCCCCGCTCGGTCGCCATCGTGCGGCTGCGCCAGCTCCCGCGGGCGGGGTCGACGACGCCGACGCCGGCTCGTGGCTCGAGCGGTACGGGCCGGATACGATGCTCCTCATCGGCGGAAGTCTGCTGGCGCAGGACGACCTGTTCGGGGCCACGCGCCGCCTGGTGGAGGCTGCGCTGGCCGCGACGCCTTCCGGTGCGCGGTCGTGAGCGGGTCTCGGGTGATCCATGCCACGGATGCCGGGTGGGCCGGCATTGACGCACGGCGCTACAAGGACGGAGAAGGCCCGTTTTTCGGCGTGGTCCGCCACACCCTCTTGGGTGGTCGGGGCGCCGAGCCCGACCTGGCCTTCGAGGTGAGGTACTTCGAGGTTGCGCCGGGCGGTTATTCCTCTCTGGAGCGACACGCTCATGCGCACGCCGTCATGGTGGTGAAAGGGCGCGGCACGGTGCGGCTCGGAGACCATATCGAGGAGATTCGTCCCTTGGACGTGGTCTACGTGGCTCCCCACGAGGTGCACCGATTCGAAGCACACGACACAGACTGTCTCGGGTTCGTGTGCGTGGTCGAGCGCGAACGTGATCGTCCTGAGCCGGTACACGAGGGACCGGTGGAACCGTGA
- the mtnA gene encoding S-methyl-5-thioribose-1-phosphate isomerase, translating to MKVGGVPYRTIFVDEDGWGVRVIDQTVLPHRFQLLRLESADDVVRAIRTMVVRGAPLIGAAAAYGVALAMRADPSDASLEDAVERLSATRPTAVNLRWALHRVGEAVRELSPEGRADAAYRAAASLSDEDVELNRAIGGHGLAVLRELGAGTTGRPLNILTHCNAGWLATVDWGTATAPMYRAYDDGLDVHVWVDETRPRLQGAALTAWELGQHGVPHTLIPDSAAAHLMRKGEVDVVIVGTDRTTASGDVTNKIGTYPLALAAADNDVPFYVAVPSPSIDWQTEDASLIPIEQRDAAEVISVRGLGPDDVVGAVRIAPEHTRAANYGFDVTPRHLVTGLITERGVCSASGEGLRRLFPEGAGA from the coding sequence GTGAAGGTCGGGGGCGTTCCGTACCGCACGATCTTTGTGGACGAGGACGGGTGGGGTGTCCGCGTCATCGACCAGACGGTGCTTCCACACCGGTTCCAGCTCCTCCGACTGGAGTCCGCGGATGACGTGGTGCGGGCGATCCGGACCATGGTCGTCCGCGGCGCACCGCTCATCGGCGCTGCCGCGGCGTATGGAGTCGCACTAGCCATGCGAGCCGACCCCTCCGATGCATCGCTCGAGGACGCCGTTGAACGGCTCTCAGCGACGCGGCCGACAGCGGTGAACCTCCGGTGGGCGTTGCATCGTGTGGGCGAGGCTGTCCGGGAACTCTCCCCCGAGGGGCGTGCGGATGCGGCGTACCGAGCCGCTGCATCGCTGAGCGATGAGGATGTCGAGTTGAACCGGGCCATTGGCGGCCACGGTCTCGCAGTACTCCGCGAGCTCGGGGCCGGCACGACGGGACGCCCGCTGAACATCCTTACGCACTGCAATGCCGGCTGGCTCGCCACCGTCGATTGGGGAACCGCCACTGCTCCCATGTACAGGGCCTACGACGACGGGCTGGACGTCCACGTGTGGGTCGACGAGACGAGGCCCCGCCTCCAGGGCGCGGCGCTCACCGCATGGGAGCTCGGGCAGCACGGTGTCCCGCATACGCTCATCCCCGACAGCGCCGCCGCGCACCTCATGCGCAAGGGTGAAGTCGACGTCGTGATCGTGGGCACGGACCGGACCACCGCTTCCGGAGACGTGACGAACAAGATCGGTACGTATCCTCTGGCTCTCGCGGCGGCGGACAACGACGTGCCCTTCTACGTCGCGGTGCCGTCGCCGAGCATCGACTGGCAGACCGAAGACGCCTCGCTCATCCCCATCGAGCAGCGCGATGCCGCGGAGGTCATCAGCGTGCGTGGCTTGGGGCCTGACGACGTGGTTGGCGCCGTGCGGATCGCGCCGGAGCACACCCGAGCCGCGAACTACGGTTTCGACGTCACACCCCGGCACCTGGTGACCGGGCTGATTACCGAGCGGGGCGTGTGCAGCGCCAGCGGTGAAGGACTGAGGCGCCTATTCCCGGAGGGTGCCGGCGCTTAG
- a CDS encoding DUF3089 domain-containing protein, which yields MRRRRLYLPAFVVAFGSLLASGPSLLAQSAGAAPASNDYGDPANWLCLPGRDDACALDLTTTVVAPDGSLTSEAWAADPDAPVDCFYVYPTVSRDQTGNSDMVPGPGENGVVRSQLARFASKCRLFAPMYRSMTLAALTSRISGGSMEMDTTLGYNDVVDAWNHYLEHDNDGRGVILMGHSQGTGVLVQMISAEIDGQPVQDRIISAFLLGGSVAVPEGEDVGGSFDHMPLCRSADQIGCAITYMTFRSTVPPQQSFFGLAEGDGMVAGCTNPAALGGGPGELDAYFGGSILGVPSPTQWTEPAKTIETEFVRTPGLVRGECVQKNGYSYLEVTVQGDPDDARADDIPGDLVIGGQVSAVWGLHLIDVSVAMGNLVEIVERQTETYLKR from the coding sequence ATGCGTCGACGCAGACTCTACCTCCCGGCTTTCGTTGTGGCGTTCGGTTCCTTGCTCGCCAGCGGTCCCTCGCTTCTCGCCCAATCGGCCGGGGCCGCTCCCGCCTCGAACGACTACGGCGATCCCGCAAACTGGCTGTGCCTGCCCGGTCGCGACGACGCTTGCGCGCTCGACCTGACCACGACAGTGGTCGCGCCGGACGGCTCGTTGACGAGCGAAGCGTGGGCGGCCGATCCGGATGCGCCGGTCGACTGCTTCTACGTCTACCCGACGGTCTCCCGCGACCAGACGGGAAACAGCGACATGGTGCCCGGACCCGGAGAGAACGGAGTCGTGCGCTCGCAGCTGGCCCGCTTCGCCTCGAAATGTCGCCTGTTCGCACCGATGTACCGGTCGATGACCTTGGCCGCTCTCACCTCGCGCATTTCGGGCGGCTCGATGGAGATGGATACGACGCTGGGGTACAACGACGTAGTTGACGCCTGGAATCACTATCTCGAGCACGACAACGACGGACGCGGCGTCATCCTGATGGGGCATTCGCAGGGTACGGGCGTGCTCGTGCAAATGATCTCAGCCGAGATCGACGGGCAACCCGTACAGGATCGGATCATCTCTGCGTTTCTGCTCGGGGGCAGCGTGGCGGTGCCTGAGGGCGAGGACGTCGGCGGTTCGTTCGACCACATGCCTCTGTGCCGCTCGGCCGACCAGATCGGCTGCGCGATCACCTACATGACCTTCCGTTCCACCGTTCCGCCCCAGCAGAGCTTCTTCGGTTTGGCGGAGGGGGACGGCATGGTGGCCGGGTGCACCAATCCCGCCGCCCTAGGTGGCGGACCCGGTGAGCTCGATGCCTATTTTGGCGGAAGTATCTTGGGCGTGCCGTCACCCACCCAGTGGACGGAGCCCGCCAAGACCATCGAGACCGAGTTCGTGAGGACTCCCGGCCTGGTCCGTGGCGAGTGCGTGCAGAAGAACGGGTACTCGTATCTCGAGGTGACGGTGCAGGGGGATCCCGACGACGCTCGCGCCGATGACATCCCCGGCGACCTGGTCATCGGCGGCCAGGTGAGCGCTGTGTGGGGTCTACATCTCATCGACGTCTCGGTTGCAATGGGGAATCTCGTGGAGATCGTCGAGCGCCAGACGGAGACCTATCTGAAGCGTTGA
- a CDS encoding helix-turn-helix transcriptional regulator: MARKSFLGEFEQMVLLAILRRGENANALEIRRELEESAHRKVAKGAFYTTLDRLEKKKYLTWTARTVAEGRSGLPQRHFKVTRQGIAELQKSREALHNLWQGLDGVWEAR, translated from the coding sequence GTGGCACGCAAGTCGTTTCTCGGAGAGTTCGAGCAGATGGTCCTGCTGGCCATCCTGCGGCGGGGTGAAAACGCCAACGCGCTCGAGATCCGCCGTGAGTTGGAAGAGAGCGCCCACCGCAAGGTCGCCAAGGGCGCCTTTTACACGACGCTCGATCGGCTCGAGAAGAAGAAGTACCTGACCTGGACCGCGCGCACGGTCGCCGAGGGGCGTAGCGGGCTGCCGCAGCGTCACTTCAAGGTCACGCGCCAGGGCATCGCAGAGCTGCAGAAGTCGCGTGAGGCGCTCCACAACCTCTGGCAGGGTCTCGACGGGGTCTGGGAGGCCCGGTGA
- a CDS encoding D-aminoacylase has protein sequence MLRRFSSLGVTRILLTVLSVLLSGCAEDSASSGSAGRGILIEGALVLDGTGAEGVVTDVRVQNGRIEAVGELSASEGELVIDATGLVLAPGFIDTHSHHDGGLLDNRDALAALSQGITTIVVGQDGGSRFPLSDFFQELEDTPPAVNVASYVGHAVVRTAVLGDDYRRSATALEVQAMQEVLRGELSAGALGLSTGLEYDVGLDATTDEIVALAREAAAVGGRYISHMRSEDRHLLESIEEIIRIGREADIPVQISHLKLAMKSLWGRSPEILARLDRAREEGVDITADVYPYEFWQSTMTVLFPERDFDNRATVQFVLDELAPPEGMFIARYDAEPSYVGLSLERIAELRGEDPTTTYMALIAESQALAKQTGRGTESIIAHSMHPDDIATLLSWPHTNVSSDGGLAGRHPRGFGAFTRVLREHVRETGHLSLPDAIRKMTSASAEHVGILERGTIRPGAYADLVLFDPETVADRATSDDPNEPSVGIDRVLVNGTIVYENGHVTDARPGLVIRRNDR, from the coding sequence ATGCTACGGCGCTTCTCCTCTCTCGGGGTCACGCGAATCCTGCTCACCGTACTTTCGGTCCTCCTCTCCGGATGCGCAGAGGACAGTGCGTCGTCCGGATCTGCGGGGCGCGGGATCCTCATCGAAGGCGCGCTGGTGCTCGACGGTACGGGCGCTGAAGGCGTGGTGACCGACGTGCGCGTACAGAACGGCCGGATCGAGGCCGTCGGAGAACTGAGCGCCTCCGAGGGGGAGCTCGTCATCGACGCGACCGGCCTCGTCCTGGCTCCCGGATTCATCGACACACACAGTCACCATGACGGGGGTCTGCTCGACAACCGAGATGCGCTGGCCGCTCTCAGTCAGGGGATCACCACCATCGTCGTGGGCCAGGACGGCGGCTCTCGCTTCCCGCTGAGTGACTTCTTCCAGGAGCTGGAAGACACGCCACCCGCGGTCAACGTCGCCTCGTATGTGGGGCACGCCGTGGTGCGCACGGCGGTCCTGGGCGACGACTACCGACGGTCAGCGACCGCGCTCGAGGTCCAGGCGATGCAAGAGGTGCTTCGCGGCGAACTGAGTGCGGGAGCGCTGGGGCTCTCCACGGGCCTGGAGTACGACGTCGGGCTCGATGCGACCACGGACGAGATCGTAGCCCTCGCCCGCGAAGCCGCGGCGGTGGGCGGCCGGTACATCAGCCACATGCGGAGCGAAGACCGACACCTCTTGGAGTCGATCGAGGAGATCATCCGGATCGGCCGAGAAGCCGACATCCCGGTGCAGATCTCTCACTTGAAGCTCGCGATGAAGAGCCTCTGGGGGCGAAGCCCCGAGATTCTCGCGCGTCTCGACAGGGCGCGGGAAGAGGGGGTCGACATCACCGCGGACGTCTATCCCTACGAGTTCTGGCAATCCACGATGACCGTGCTCTTCCCGGAGCGGGACTTCGACAACCGCGCGACCGTCCAGTTCGTGCTCGACGAGCTCGCGCCTCCCGAAGGGATGTTCATCGCGCGCTACGACGCCGAGCCGTCCTACGTCGGGCTGTCACTCGAGCGCATCGCCGAGCTCCGCGGAGAAGACCCGACGACGACCTACATGGCGCTGATCGCCGAATCCCAAGCCCTGGCGAAGCAGACCGGCCGGGGGACCGAGAGCATCATCGCGCACAGCATGCATCCCGACGACATCGCCACGCTCCTCTCCTGGCCCCACACGAACGTCTCGAGCGACGGAGGTCTGGCGGGGCGGCACCCTCGCGGTTTCGGAGCGTTCACACGCGTCCTGCGTGAGCACGTTCGCGAGACCGGACACCTGTCGTTACCCGACGCCATACGCAAGATGACCAGCGCGTCCGCCGAGCATGTGGGCATTCTCGAGCGCGGTACGATCCGGCCCGGCGCCTACGCCGACCTGGTTCTGTTCGACCCTGAAACCGTGGCGGACCGCGCCACCTCCGATGACCCGAACGAGCCGTCGGTTGGAATCGACCGGGTGCTGGTGAACGGAACCATCGTCTACGAGAACGGCCACGTGACCGACGCCCGGCCCGGGCTCGTGATCCGGAGGAACGACCGATGA
- a CDS encoding ABC transporter permease has protein sequence MSDMRQAPPRLADALLERWLPAGVLGMSILGDLHQEYEELTGAEALRFPRLWYWRSALSLSACYALLALKNWLLTPASGESIVVEMMMTMMADLRFAFRMLLKTPLLSLIAIVTIGLGVGLTTHTFSSVYGSILRGLPVPGEDRLMHVDANRLELGIPSMDIALHDYLDLREQQTSFEDLASFRQVTANLAGEDGAPERFAGAFVSANALSSLGVLPELGRTFLPGEDTFGAAPLVVLGYHVWMNRFGGDRGVLGRTIPVNGQLTEIVGVMPEGFRFPFREDVWITHRQDTSVPRGEGQDLNVFGKLKEGTSEETARAELNAIAARLAEAYPESNEGIGMGLQPFEERFMPPEIRAIMWVMLTATFGVLLIACANVANLLLARASMRSKEVAVRIAMGAGRLRVIRQLMVESLLLAFLGGLLGLGLSAFGVYLFNAAIANIVRPYWIDIRMDLPVLVFSLIVTAVATVAAGVFPAVRASGVKIGDVLKDETRGSSSLRLGRFSSALVITEIAVSCGLLIGAGFMIKSVINVGNVELGFETENVMTGRVTLFDTDYPDAESRDQFFQALKERLESEPGVASAALAVSLPGLGGGRYYMAVEGEAYATDRDYPIAHGTVVSEDLFATLGVDLTEGRDFNALETTIGGDDVVIVNESFVDRFLDGGPALGRRVRLGISTSERPWMTIIGVVPDMHVGGGVGGIGDDKISPVHVYMAKGSLDYSSFSFVVRTRTGAPDIAGRVRAIISELDPNLPVYELQPLGGALEQATWAFALFGSLFTIFGIAALFLASVGLYGVMAFSVSQRRQEMGVRMALGAERGAIMRLVLRKGAVQLGIGTVVGIALGAGMGQPLKFVLYGVETGDPVVYGSVVVTLVAAGLVACILPARTATRTDPVVAMRSG, from the coding sequence GTGAGCGACATGCGGCAGGCGCCTCCGCGCCTCGCGGACGCTCTTCTCGAACGCTGGCTGCCGGCCGGGGTGCTGGGCATGAGCATCCTCGGCGACCTGCACCAGGAGTACGAGGAGCTAACAGGCGCTGAGGCGCTCCGCTTCCCTCGCCTCTGGTACTGGCGATCCGCCCTATCCCTCAGCGCGTGCTATGCGCTGCTCGCACTCAAGAACTGGCTTCTGACACCGGCCTCCGGTGAATCGATCGTAGTGGAGATGATGATGACGATGATGGCGGACCTTCGCTTCGCGTTCAGGATGTTGCTCAAGACGCCCCTGCTCTCGCTGATCGCGATCGTGACGATCGGGCTCGGTGTGGGGCTCACCACGCACACCTTCAGCTCGGTGTACGGGTCGATCCTGCGCGGGCTACCAGTGCCCGGTGAAGACCGCCTCATGCACGTCGACGCGAACCGCCTCGAGCTGGGCATCCCGTCAATGGACATCGCGCTCCACGACTACCTCGATCTCCGTGAGCAGCAGACATCCTTCGAGGACCTCGCTTCGTTTCGCCAGGTAACGGCGAACCTCGCTGGCGAGGACGGGGCGCCTGAGCGGTTCGCCGGAGCCTTCGTGAGCGCGAACGCGCTCTCGAGCCTGGGAGTGCTGCCCGAGTTGGGCCGCACTTTCCTACCGGGAGAGGACACCTTCGGTGCCGCCCCGCTCGTGGTCCTGGGCTACCACGTCTGGATGAACCGCTTCGGCGGTGATCGTGGAGTTCTGGGGAGGACGATCCCGGTGAACGGCCAGCTGACCGAGATCGTCGGAGTGATGCCCGAAGGGTTCCGTTTCCCCTTCCGCGAAGACGTGTGGATCACGCACCGCCAGGATACGTCGGTGCCGCGGGGCGAGGGACAGGACCTGAACGTCTTCGGCAAGCTGAAGGAAGGCACGAGCGAGGAGACGGCCCGCGCCGAGCTCAATGCGATCGCAGCACGCCTCGCCGAGGCGTACCCCGAGTCCAATGAGGGCATCGGCATGGGCCTGCAGCCGTTCGAGGAACGCTTCATGCCTCCCGAGATCCGCGCCATCATGTGGGTCATGCTCACCGCGACGTTCGGTGTCCTGCTCATCGCGTGCGCCAACGTGGCCAACCTCTTGCTGGCCAGAGCTTCGATGCGCTCGAAAGAGGTCGCGGTCCGGATCGCGATGGGCGCGGGCCGCCTTCGCGTGATCCGACAGCTCATGGTGGAGTCCTTGTTGCTGGCCTTCTTGGGTGGTCTTCTCGGCCTCGGCTTGAGCGCCTTCGGCGTCTATCTGTTCAATGCGGCGATCGCGAACATCGTCCGGCCCTACTGGATCGATATCCGCATGGATCTGCCGGTGCTTGTGTTCTCCCTGATCGTTACCGCGGTCGCTACGGTCGCAGCCGGCGTGTTTCCCGCTGTGCGAGCGTCGGGCGTCAAGATCGGAGATGTGCTCAAGGACGAGACGCGCGGCTCGTCGAGCCTGCGCCTGGGCCGCTTCAGCTCTGCGCTGGTCATCACGGAGATCGCGGTATCGTGCGGCCTGTTGATCGGCGCCGGTTTCATGATCAAGAGTGTCATCAACGTCGGCAACGTCGAGCTCGGATTCGAAACCGAGAACGTGATGACGGGCAGAGTGACGCTGTTCGACACCGACTATCCGGACGCCGAAAGCCGCGATCAGTTCTTCCAAGCGCTCAAGGAGCGTCTCGAGTCAGAGCCCGGCGTCGCCTCGGCAGCCCTCGCGGTCAGTCTGCCGGGCCTTGGAGGCGGGCGGTACTACATGGCGGTCGAGGGCGAGGCATACGCTACCGACCGCGACTATCCCATCGCCCACGGCACCGTCGTCAGCGAGGATCTCTTCGCCACACTGGGAGTCGATCTCACGGAGGGACGGGACTTCAATGCGCTCGAGACCACCATCGGCGGCGACGACGTGGTGATTGTCAACGAGAGCTTCGTCGACCGGTTCCTGGATGGCGGCCCCGCGCTCGGCAGACGCGTGCGATTGGGTATCTCGACCTCCGAGCGCCCCTGGATGACGATCATCGGGGTCGTGCCGGACATGCATGTCGGGGGCGGCGTAGGGGGCATCGGGGACGACAAGATCAGTCCAGTGCACGTATACATGGCCAAAGGCTCGCTCGATTACTCGTCGTTCTCGTTCGTGGTTCGCACGCGGACCGGCGCTCCCGACATCGCTGGCCGTGTCCGCGCGATCATCTCCGAGCTCGACCCCAACCTGCCGGTGTACGAGCTTCAGCCGCTGGGGGGCGCGCTCGAGCAGGCGACCTGGGCGTTCGCGCTGTTCGGCTCCCTTTTCACGATCTTCGGAATCGCGGCGCTGTTCCTCGCCAGCGTGGGGCTGTATGGAGTGATGGCCTTCTCCGTCAGCCAGCGCCGCCAGGAGATGGGCGTGCGCATGGCGCTGGGGGCGGAGCGCGGCGCCATCATGAGGCTGGTGCTCCGCAAGGGCGCGGTCCAACTCGGGATTGGGACGGTCGTTGGAATCGCGTTGGGCGCCGGTATGGGTCAGCCACTCAAGTTCGTGCTCTACGGCGTGGAGACCGGCGACCCGGTCGTGTACGGCAGTGTCGTCGTGACGCTCGTCGCGGCGGGGCTGGTCGCCTGCATTCTGCCGGCGCGGACCGCGACGCGCACCGATCCGGTGGTGGCGATGCGCTCCGGTTGA
- a CDS encoding beta-lactamase family protein: MNRLVAAVLALCCVPLVAGMSHSRPDPSSSAPDWEAVDEIFAAYDHTDTPGCALGVVQGGELVYARGYGMANLDYGIAITPQSVFRTGSLAKQFTAAVIAIAARDGALSLDDPVRKWIPTLPTYPSDPTIGHMVHHTSGLRDYLTLMSLKGLRGDDFYTDAEVREVVSRQRELNFTPGAEYLYSNSGYFLLGQIIREATGMSLREYAQEKIFGPLGMTHSHFHDDHNHVVRSRATGYAPEDDGYRISMTTLDMVGDGGVFTSIEDLVHWVNSLNDDSLDDGLTPLLETRGILNTGDTIPYAFGQTHGEYRGLRTVGHGGAFVGFRANITRFPEQGTSFMTICNRADAVPGQLTRRVADVVLAEHLGPRAAQTPRGSGAAPAPEPGPVTNVDDYVGSYYSPELDVEYVLSRNEEALRLRVGQGIDGELLRVSEDTLVFRGRTFRFSRDQGRVTGFEVDAGRVQHVAFVREESGR; the protein is encoded by the coding sequence ATGAACAGACTCGTTGCGGCTGTCCTGGCCCTCTGCTGCGTCCCTCTCGTCGCGGGCATGTCCCATTCCCGACCAGACCCGAGCTCCTCGGCACCCGACTGGGAGGCCGTGGACGAGATCTTCGCGGCGTACGACCACACGGACACACCGGGCTGTGCGCTCGGGGTCGTGCAGGGCGGTGAGCTCGTCTACGCGCGCGGGTACGGGATGGCGAACCTCGACTACGGGATCGCGATCACGCCGCAGTCCGTCTTCCGGACTGGCTCGCTCGCAAAGCAGTTCACCGCCGCGGTGATCGCCATCGCCGCGAGGGACGGGGCGCTATCGCTCGACGACCCGGTCAGGAAATGGATCCCGACGCTTCCGACCTATCCATCGGACCCGACGATCGGGCACATGGTGCATCATACCAGCGGACTTCGCGACTACCTGACCCTGATGTCCCTCAAGGGCCTGCGCGGCGACGATTTCTATACGGACGCGGAAGTCCGCGAAGTGGTATCGCGTCAGCGTGAGCTCAACTTCACTCCGGGGGCCGAGTACCTATACTCGAACTCCGGATACTTCCTGCTCGGCCAGATCATCCGTGAAGCCACCGGGATGTCGCTCCGTGAGTACGCTCAGGAGAAGATCTTCGGACCTCTGGGCATGACCCACTCACACTTCCACGACGACCACAATCATGTCGTCCGGAGTCGGGCCACAGGCTACGCGCCCGAGGACGATGGCTACCGGATCTCGATGACTACGCTCGACATGGTCGGCGACGGTGGAGTGTTCACCTCGATCGAGGATCTCGTCCATTGGGTGAACTCTCTCAACGACGACAGCCTCGACGACGGGCTTACTCCTCTCCTGGAGACTCGAGGAATCCTCAACACCGGTGACACGATCCCGTACGCCTTCGGCCAGACCCACGGGGAGTACCGGGGACTCCGGACCGTAGGGCACGGCGGCGCCTTCGTGGGCTTTCGGGCAAACATCACCCGATTCCCGGAGCAGGGCACGTCATTCATGACGATCTGCAACCGCGCGGACGCCGTCCCTGGGCAGTTGACCCGCCGCGTCGCCGATGTCGTGCTGGCCGAACACCTCGGTCCGCGCGCCGCACAGACCCCTCGCGGTTCCGGAGCTGCGCCCGCTCCAGAGCCGGGTCCCGTGACGAACGTCGACGACTACGTCGGGAGCTACTACAGCCCCGAACTGGACGTCGAGTATGTGCTTTCCCGGAATGAGGAGGCGCTACGCCTCCGGGTCGGGCAGGGAATCGACGGCGAGCTACTCCGGGTTTCTGAAGACACGCTCGTTTTCCGTGGCCGGACGTTCCGCTTCAGCCGCGATCAGGGTCGGGTCACCGGGTTCGAGGTAGACGCCGGAAGGGTGCAACACGTTGCGTTCGTTCGGGAGGAGTCGGGCCGGTGA
- a CDS encoding peptidase produces the protein MWRNLLLLHRYLGIAVGLVVAAWCLSGVVMMYVPYPELGRSEELRALDPLNLDGCCTTARGSGSPDLLVSLEVIDHFVLEMSADRLVVRLVTHEQGAHHIDLTEGEVIRNVSVERAEQIALAFGQRLELGGEVEYRGAIERDQWTVQSMYHPHRPLYHFAAGDDASTEWYVSSKTGQVVLVTTGSQRFWNRLGAVVHWLYPTILRQHAAAWNQTVVWVSVLGLFLTLTGVVVGIGQLRIRTSGRRSPYRGLALWHHYAGLIFGLLTLTWLFSGLMSMNPWGALEGRSYRAERSRLQGPGLSGQQLRDYMTSLRGLTLPEHTVRLEGSVFLGRPYLLAWSADGSATRLSAESFRPEELAEADFREAARSLRPDAYIADEGWLLQEDAYYYSHHNERDFPVYRVRYEDGEHLYLDAVSGAFLHGADQGRRRYRWFFSALHSGDFSPLLRSRPLWDVVMLLLLSGVTVGAVSGVVLAKRRLFGSRR, from the coding sequence ATGTGGCGCAACCTCCTATTACTCCACCGCTATCTCGGAATCGCGGTCGGTCTCGTCGTCGCGGCCTGGTGCCTGTCCGGCGTCGTCATGATGTACGTTCCCTACCCGGAACTCGGCAGAAGCGAAGAGCTGCGCGCGCTCGACCCGCTGAACCTGGATGGCTGCTGTACGACGGCGCGCGGCTCTGGGTCTCCCGATCTCCTGGTGTCCCTCGAAGTCATCGATCACTTCGTGCTGGAGATGTCCGCGGATCGTCTGGTTGTGCGTCTCGTCACGCACGAGCAGGGCGCGCACCATATCGACCTGACCGAAGGCGAGGTCATTCGCAACGTCTCCGTGGAGCGGGCCGAACAGATTGCCCTGGCCTTCGGGCAGCGACTCGAGCTCGGCGGCGAGGTGGAGTACCGGGGTGCGATCGAACGGGACCAGTGGACCGTTCAATCGATGTACCACCCTCATCGTCCGTTGTACCACTTCGCCGCTGGGGACGACGCGTCGACGGAGTGGTATGTGTCGAGCAAGACCGGCCAGGTGGTACTGGTGACGACTGGAAGCCAGCGTTTTTGGAACCGACTAGGGGCCGTCGTCCACTGGCTCTATCCCACCATCCTCCGCCAGCATGCGGCAGCGTGGAATCAGACAGTCGTCTGGGTATCAGTGCTGGGACTGTTCCTGACTCTGACCGGCGTTGTCGTCGGGATAGGGCAACTACGAATCCGTACGAGCGGCCGCCGATCACCGTACCGCGGGTTGGCCCTGTGGCATCACTATGCTGGGTTGATCTTCGGACTGCTCACGCTGACCTGGCTCTTCAGCGGGCTGATGTCGATGAACCCCTGGGGCGCTCTGGAGGGCCGTAGCTACCGGGCCGAGCGCAGCCGGCTGCAAGGTCCGGGATTGAGCGGGCAGCAGCTTCGTGACTACATGACGTCCCTGAGGGGTCTCACGCTTCCCGAGCATACCGTTCGCCTGGAGGGCTCTGTCTTCCTCGGGCGACCCTACTTGCTGGCATGGAGTGCGGACGGCTCCGCTACCCGCCTGAGTGCCGAGTCGTTTCGGCCGGAGGAGCTGGCAGAAGCGGATTTTCGGGAGGCGGCGCGCAGCTTGCGCCCCGACGCGTACATCGCCGATGAGGGTTGGCTGCTTCAGGAAGACGCCTACTACTACAGCCACCACAACGAGCGTGATTTTCCCGTCTATCGCGTGCGCTACGAAGATGGAGAACATTTATACCTCGATGCCGTGAGTGGTGCGTTCCTCCACGGTGCGGACCAGGGTCGACGCAGGTATCGATGGTTCTTCAGCGCCCTGCACAGTGGCGATTTTTCCCCGCTACTTCGGTCCCGGCCGCTGTGGGACGTAGTCATGCTGCTTCTGCTGAGCGGTGTGACCGTGGGAGCGGTGTCAGGCGTCGTGCTGGCGAAACGTCGCTTGTTTGGCTCCCGTCGCTAA